GGACCCGCCCCTAAGGGGGCGTCTCTTTCCGTTGGGGTGCGGTATCAGTCCGATACGCTGGCGGCAACTTCCTTCAGGATTCGCACCACATCGTCGACCGCGGTGATCATGGCGTCATGGCTGGTTTCGAGGATCTCTGCACGCCATGTCGGATGTTCGCCATACGCGGCGACATTCGCGTCGAAGGTGGAGTTGCGATAGCCGGTCGCGCGGACATAGGTGCGGTTGGTGATCGCATCCAGCGCGCCCGTGATTCTGGCCCTGTCATGGAATGTCTTGGCAGACTGGATCGTCATCTTGGCCTTGATCCAGGCGGCATCCTCGGGGTTTTCCACCCCGATCAGCTCCGGTTCGGGCGGCGGCATCCGCCAGGCGTCCGGGTCCGCGGCCACCTCTTTCTCGATCATCTCGCGGCGCCAGTCGGGCAGCATGTCGTTCTGGGAGACCCCGTCGGCGGCGATGAAGGCGTTGATATACACCAGCGCCGCGATCCGTTCGGGCATCCGGTCGGCGACGCTGGTCGTCACCATGCCGGCGTAACTCGCGCCTACCAGAATCACATCCTCAAGGGATTCCCATTTCAGGACGTTGCCGATGTCGGTGACGTTCGTCTCCAGCCCCACATCCGGCGTCAGCAGGTGCGACCGTTCGCCGAACCCGGTCATCGTCGGCGTGAAGACCTCATGTCCGGCCGCGCGCAGATGCGGCGTTACCCGTGACCAGCACCATCCGCCGTGCCAGGCGCCGTGAACCAAAACAAACGTGGCCATTCTCATTCTCCGTAAAAACGTAGGTAGATGATGTTTGTGCTGTGCCGATCAGTCGGCGTCGGCGGATTTCACGTCCTTGAAGTCGGCCGCATAGGGGTTCGCCGCCAATTTCTTCGCCGGTCCCGCACCGACAGGGGGCGTCGGCGTGTAGTGGGACGGGGCCGGGTTGCCGGCAGCCACGCGGGCCCTGGCTTCATCGGGTGTCTCCACCAATGCACCGGCTGCCACGGCCGCCTTGCGATCCACGGGGACGGGAACGGGCGTGTCGGGCGGCGGCATCATGTTGGCATGGTAATAGGCCATGCGTTGTTTCGCCGGATCGACCTTCCGCGAGGGGTCGATCTCGCGCCGGTTGACGCCCTTGGGCGTGACGGTCCGGTCGCCGACGACTTCATGGTCGAACCACCATTTCTTGTTCAGGTTTCGGCGACCGTTGCCGAGCGCATCGTCCAGCCATGTGGCGATGGGGACCATGATCGGCTTGAGGAACAGGGCATTGACGCCCATCCAGCTCGCCAGGCGGGTCAGCAAAGGTCCGTCCGTATCGACCACCTTGTTGATGGGACAGGTTTTCATGCAGCGTCCGCAAGCAGACCCGTGTGGATTGGTGACCCGGTAGCGCGCGCAACGCTCGGCGTCCGGCTTCCAGATTTCATAGCCGTTGAACATCACCTTGTCGCCGAAGGGGATCGCGTCGCAGGGACATTCGCGCGCGCATTTGAGACAGTTGTTGCAGAAGGTCTGGAGGCCGAAATCGATAGGCTTGTCGGTTTCGAGCGGCATGTCGGTGGTCAGGACAACGGATTTGAACCTCGGCCCGACAAACGGGTTCAGCACCAGTTCGCCGATACGGCTCATCTCGCCAAGCCCGGCGAGCAGAACCAGGGGTATTTGCAGGACGTCGCTGTCGGCATTGGTCTGGGCGCGGGCCGGGAAACCTAACTTGCCGAGCATATGGGCCATCACGCCTGCGATTTCCGCGCCGCGCTGATAGCCGCGCATCGACTGGGCACCAGATATCCAGTCGTCGCCGCTGGCCCCCTCCATGGTGTCGAAGCCCTGGTCGATCAGCATCACGACTGCATATTTGTGATACATCTCGATTTCGGTGCCGTCATCCTTGTGGGAGTACCATGCGTAGCGGGGTATCTCGCAGATCCCTGTCAGGTCGGCCCCAAGGAAATAGGATAATGCCTTCAGGGCCTTGGTGTTCTGTGCCGGGTCTGCGTATTTGGTCATATCCGGCGCGGCGGCGGGCTTGCCATCCTGATGCGGCACCATGGCCCGGATCAAGGAGACCATCGAGCGGGCGAGGGGATGCTTGGTGGCGAAACGGGCGCGTTCGCGCTGTGCCTTGTCACCGAGATCGCCCTGGAGTGCGCGTTCAAAGAAGGCCGCCCGCTTCGGGACCCGGGGTACTTCGTCGTCGAGGATCAGTGTGGTGGGCCGATCCACGCGCTTGACGGTTTCCATCGGGTAGCGGCTGGCATGTGACGGACGTTTTGCACGGCGGTTGCGTTCGCGGCCGGACCGAGCGTCGTTGATGCCCCACCAATAGCGCAGGCCCTTTGCGTTCATGGCGTTGACGGCCAGCGGCCGGTCGCATGCGAGTTGATACGAGGTGGAGACGACCGCGATGGTAAAACGCTCGATATAGGGGTTCGCGAGGCTGTCGTCTTGGTTTCGGATGGCGATGCCGGCCAGCACCGCGAGACGCGCCTCATCGAGCATCCGGTTGCCGGGAACGTCGGCGCGTGCGTCATAGCCCATCAACCGGATATGCCCCGCGATATTGACCGCGATTTCCGTAGCGCGCATTTCGGCTGCATCCACGACCGCCGGCCCGGTCCATTCCGCCGAAAGTGGTTCGTCTTCGGGTATCCGGCTGTGCTCGACCATGATGACGATCGCGTGGCTATGATCCGGCGGTGTCGTGCCTGTGCGCCATGCGCTCTCGGGGATCAGACAGATTCCGGCCTGGCTTGCGTCGAGAAAGTACGCCGCCCCCAGGATGTCCACCCGGCAGCGTTCTTCATCATCCGTCTCCGGCGCCGTCTCCGGGGCAACGTCGCCGCTGGCGAACTGCGCGAACATGTCGCGAAACCCGCGCGTGACTTCACCAAGCAATGGCGAGGCCGCGCGGTCACCGGCGGGCGGGGCGGCTGATCGGGATATCTCCATGGCGCCCAGCGCATCGTCGCGGGGCAGCGTTTCCAGCGGAAAGGCGCCCAGGTGAAACGGTCGGTTTCCGTTCTTCAGAAGATGCATCGAAGCTGTATCTCAGTGTCTGGCCTGATCGGCGCTCCGACATCCGAAGCCCGGCTATTTTCGCGGTGTATGGCGAATACCACAACCGGCTTCATGTGGTGGCAAGTTGGCATGGGGTTTGCTCCGTAGGGCATATGAACAATCTATCCCTCATCCGTGGCCGGAATCACGATGTCGCCAATGATATTGGCCACTCTGATGCGGACCGCGAGGCCATGCGTAGCTGGATTGCCATGCTGCGAAAGGAAGCCCTGAACCTTCGTTCGGAGGCGCAACACATGCTGAATGTCGCGGAAGAGGCAGATACGTTGGCCGGCCGGATCGATTTTCAGCTGAAAAGTCAGTAAATGAGGTCAACTGGCACGCCGGTTGCATCGTTAGGGGCAGGACACCTGAGTGTGTTGTGTCCTCCTCCCCCAATAAGGCGGCGTCCTAGTCAGGTCGCCGCCTTTATTGTTCCCGGGTCTGTAGAAGTACAAATTATATATAAATCAATTGGTTAGTATGGTTTTCGAAGCGACGCCAGAACAACGGAATGCCCCAGATGTCGATTATCTGGTCGCAGATTCGCGGTCGCAGTTTGAGACACGAAATCGCATTGTGAAACGTGATGCCACCGCCAAATTGCGAGCCGCCGGGTTATTCCGGGTCGGCCGACGGGTCTGTTTCGTCCCATTTGGCGCGTTTGCGGTACAGGGTCGCGGGGGACACCTCAAGATAGGTTGCCGCCATCCGCACATTGCCTTCGCACAACTCGATCGCCCGTTCGATCGCGTCGCGTTCCATATCCTCCAGGGGCCGGATGTCGTCCGGCGCGTTGGCGGCGGGCGTTGCGCCCGACGTATCGGTGTCGTGCTGCGGCGAGGCCATTTGCAGGGACCCGCCGTCCGAAACCCCGCCGCCCGGCGCCAGGCTCGCGATCTGCGGCGGCAGCATCGAGGCCGGCACTTCGCCGCCGGGGTTCATCACGACCATGTTGCGGATGACGTTCTGCAATTCACGCACATTGCCGGGCCACTCATAGCTGACAATCGCCGCCGCGGCCTCTCGGGAGAAGCCGTCGAATTCCTTCCGCTCTTCCTTGCCATAGACATGCAGGAAATGCTCGGCCAGAACCAACGGGTCGTTCTCGCGGTCACGCAGGGGCGGCACGGAAACCGGGACGACGTGGAGCCGGTAGAAGAGATCCTCGCGCAGACGGCCCTCGCGCACTTCGAGTTGCGGGTCGCGGTTGGTCGCGCAAACGATCCGGGTGCTGACACTGCGGGTCTTGCTTTCGCCGACACGCATGAACTCCTGGGACTGAAGGAAGCGCAGAAGCTTGACCTGGAGGTCGAGCTTCATTTCGCCGATTTCGTCGAGAAACAATGTTCCGCCGTCGGCGGCCTCGACCGCACCGATCCGGTCGCTCGTCGCACCGGTGAACGCGCCGCGTACGTGGCCGAAGAGCTCGCTTTCCATGAGCTCCGCGGGAATCGCTCCGCAATTGATGGGGACAAGCTGACCGCGCGAGCGGCGGCTGTATTGATGGATCGCCTGGGCACAGAGCTCCTTGCCGGTGCCGCTCTCGCCGGTAATGAAGACGGTGGCATCGCTGGGCGCGGCGGATTCGAGAATTCGATAAAGATTAAGCATCGCCAGGGATCGCCCGACGAAATCGCCGAAGGAGTCTCGGTCGATCTCCTCGCGGTATTCGGCTACGATTCCCGCGAGTTGGGCGGCCTCGATGGTGTTGGCCACGGTGACGCGAAGCCGGTCGGCGCTGAACGGCTTGACCAGAAAATCCTTCGCGCCGGCCTGCATCGCCGAGACGGCAATGCCGATCGAGCCATGCGCGGTGATCACGACCACCGGGATCGGAATTTCGTTGTCCGAAAGATGTTTCAGGATATCCATGCCGTTCATGTCGGGCAGTTCGAGATCCAGCAACAGCATGTCGGGGGCACCGTTGGCGATCTGGTCCAGCGCGTCGCCGCCGGTCTCGACATGGGTGATGTCGTAAGGCTGGGCGCGCAGATACTCCTGGTAGGTGTGGGCGAGGGGCAATGTATCCTCGACCAGGAGTATTTTCGGACGTGTGCTCATGATAATGGCTCCATACGGTCCAGCAGCGTCGTTCGGGGACATCGGGCGGCTGCGGTACCTGCAGCCAGACAGAATGAATACCCGATCAATCCGTGCTTAAATAGAGGGGGCGACCAACAACTTGGCAACCCCTTCGGATTGAACGGAATTTGCGGGACGGGTCGGGCGCTTGCGGCGCGTGAATGTCCTGCGGTGGTATAGGTTTTCCGATGAACAGGCGGACAGGCAATGGCTGATTCGAATGGCACGGTAAGCGGCGCGACCGCGGGCGCAGATTCTGGCGCCGGCACGCAGCTGGCGCAAGCCGGCCCGGTGTCACAGGGCGACGGCCGTGAGACAGTGACGGAACTCGCCCAAGGAACCGGATCGGGCGCAAATCCGGGCGTTGGCCAGATTACCAACGCGTCCGGCTCCGTATCGGTTGTTCGCGCTGATGGCACGCGCGAACAGGTCGGTCCGGGCGATTCGATCTTCCAGGGCGATCTGATTGTCACCAGCGCCGGCGCAGATGTCGAAGTCTCTTTTGCCGATGGCACCAACGCGTTCCTGGATCAGGAAGGGCGTCTGCTCGTCGAACGGGTGGAGCCCAATGCGCCGCCGGATCAGAGTTCCGCGTTCTTCGTTGTCCTTGAAGGTTCCTTCGTCTTTACCACGCCGGACAAGATCGACTCTGGCGGCGGCCAGATCGATGTGCGCACGCCGGTGGCGACGATCAATGTCGAACGCGGACGGGTGGCCGGCAGGGCCGCACCGGAGGCCGAACTCAATCTCTTCACGCTCGTTCGCAATTTTGACGGCTCGCTAGGCCGCGCGCTCGTGGCGACCACCGCCGGGACCATGCTGCTGACCGAGGAACTCCAGGCGGCCGAGGTATTCAGCCTGTTTCGCCCGCCATCCGCACAGGAAGCCGCGCCCGCCCAGTTGATCGAACTGATCGGCGACCGGGCATTTCAGTATATCGAGACGAGCGGCCCGCAGCAGACGGTGCAAGTCGACGCGACGAACCCCGGGCAGGCTCGTATCGTCCAGAATAATCTGCAGCAGAATGACGGCAACCCGCAGGCCCCCGGGCAGGATGGCGGGGTGACGACCGTCTCTGCGCAGGGCAACGGATTTGTTCGAGGTCCCAATCAGGGCGGAAACAATCCCCTCGATCAGGGACAGGAGCAGGCGCCGCAGACGCAGGCGCCGGTGACGACGAACCCGGCAATCACCATCAACGGACCGGGTACATTCACGGCCAGTAACGGGGGTGACTCCTTCATCTATCTGAGCGGTTCCGGCGCGGTCACGATCATCGGCGGTACCGGCAAGGATACGGTGGCCTTGACCGGGAACGCGGCCGCGGTGAACAGCTTCAACGTGACGGTCAACAACACGACCAAGGCGGTTACCACGGACCTCGGCGGCGGCAATACGGTCACAATGAGCAATGTGGAATCCCTGACACTCAATGCGGGGAATTCCGGCGACACTGCGACACTCCCCGACCTGAATGGTACTGCCATCACCAACAACACCGTCCGGTTCAACGGTGGCGCGGGCGCGGACATCCTGAACGGTGACGTGGCCGGAAGGCGGATCATTGCCTCGGGCGGCGACGGCGACGACACGCTGACAAGCAGCAGCACGGTTGACGGATCGGGTGGCACGCTGAGCGATACCCTGAACGGGGGGGCGGGCAACGACACCCTCAATGGCGGTGTCGATGGCGACATATTGAACGGTGGAAGCGGCACCGATACCGCGAGCTATGCGGGTGCGGCGGTTGGCGTGACGGCGGACCTGACGACACCGGCGAACAACACAGGTGAAGCCGCAGGCGATACCTATGACAGTATCGAGAATCTGACGGGTTCGTCGAATGCCGACACATTGCGCGGTGATTCCGGGGTGAACACGCTCACCGGCGGTGGGGGTGACGATATTCTCGAGGGACGCGGCGGTGCGGATGTGCTCGTCGGTAATGCGGGGTCAGATATCGCGAGCTATGCGAACGCGGGCGCCGGATTGACCGTGGACTTTGCGGCGACGGCGAACAATACCGGCGCGGCTGCGGGCGA
This is a stretch of genomic DNA from Alphaproteobacteria bacterium. It encodes these proteins:
- a CDS encoding alpha/beta fold hydrolase; its protein translation is MATFVLVHGAWHGGWCWSRVTPHLRAAGHEVFTPTMTGFGERSHLLTPDVGLETNVTDIGNVLKWESLEDVILVGASYAGMVTTSVADRMPERIAALVYINAFIAADGVSQNDMLPDWRREMIEKEVAADPDAWRMPPPEPELIGVENPEDAAWIKAKMTIQSAKTFHDRARITGALDAITNRTYVRATGYRNSTFDANVAAYGEHPTWRAEILETSHDAMITAVDDVVRILKEVAASVSD
- a CDS encoding reductive dehalogenase domain-containing protein — protein: MHLLKNGNRPFHLGAFPLETLPRDDALGAMEISRSAAPPAGDRAASPLLGEVTRGFRDMFAQFASGDVAPETAPETDDEERCRVDILGAAYFLDASQAGICLIPESAWRTGTTPPDHSHAIVIMVEHSRIPEDEPLSAEWTGPAVVDAAEMRATEIAVNIAGHIRLMGYDARADVPGNRMLDEARLAVLAGIAIRNQDDSLANPYIERFTIAVVSTSYQLACDRPLAVNAMNAKGLRYWWGINDARSGRERNRRAKRPSHASRYPMETVKRVDRPTTLILDDEVPRVPKRAAFFERALQGDLGDKAQRERARFATKHPLARSMVSLIRAMVPHQDGKPAAAPDMTKYADPAQNTKALKALSYFLGADLTGICEIPRYAWYSHKDDGTEIEMYHKYAVVMLIDQGFDTMEGASGDDWISGAQSMRGYQRGAEIAGVMAHMLGKLGFPARAQTNADSDVLQIPLVLLAGLGEMSRIGELVLNPFVGPRFKSVVLTTDMPLETDKPIDFGLQTFCNNCLKCARECPCDAIPFGDKVMFNGYEIWKPDAERCARYRVTNPHGSACGRCMKTCPINKVVDTDGPLLTRLASWMGVNALFLKPIMVPIATWLDDALGNGRRNLNKKWWFDHEVVGDRTVTPKGVNRREIDPSRKVDPAKQRMAYYHANMMPPPDTPVPVPVDRKAAVAAGALVETPDEARARVAAGNPAPSHYTPTPPVGAGPAKKLAANPYAADFKDVKSADAD
- a CDS encoding sigma-54 dependent transcriptional regulator; translation: MMSTRPKILLVEDTLPLAHTYQEYLRAQPYDITHVETGGDALDQIANGAPDMLLLDLELPDMNGMDILKHLSDNEIPIPVVVITAHGSIGIAVSAMQAGAKDFLVKPFSADRLRVTVANTIEAAQLAGIVAEYREEIDRDSFGDFVGRSLAMLNLYRILESAAPSDATVFITGESGTGKELCAQAIHQYSRRSRGQLVPINCGAIPAELMESELFGHVRGAFTGATSDRIGAVEAADGGTLFLDEIGEMKLDLQVKLLRFLQSQEFMRVGESKTRSVSTRIVCATNRDPQLEVREGRLREDLFYRLHVVPVSVPPLRDRENDPLVLAEHFLHVYGKEERKEFDGFSREAAAAIVSYEWPGNVRELQNVIRNMVVMNPGGEVPASMLPPQIASLAPGGGVSDGGSLQMASPQHDTDTSGATPAANAPDDIRPLEDMERDAIERAIELCEGNVRMAATYLEVSPATLYRKRAKWDETDPSADPE